In a single window of the Nilaparvata lugens isolate BPH chromosome 1, ASM1435652v1, whole genome shotgun sequence genome:
- the LOC111048893 gene encoding uncharacterized protein LOC111048893: MLKVKLISLENNSNLHINVTNKSESYGPSQNGISTNMRGSMTPFNYEYQNTKGDIAPYYQSGYNGASGYNYEGGNRQISAYNNYDGECKGYNPYAYGGDKGVSANQKTYQSAPDTNCKGGSPVHAMCEGYYDAYGDYYPGVDHNLGGNNYYDYSDDYYAAYPYQPSNEKESCSWFW; the protein is encoded by the exons ATGCTAAAAGTGAAATTGATCTctcttgaaaataattcaaatcttCATATAAATGTCACAAATAAATCAGAATCCTATGGTCCTTCTCAGAATG GTATTAGTACAAACATGAGAGGTAGTATGACACCTTTTAATTATGAATATCAGAATACAAAAGGAGATATTGCACCTTATTATCAGAGTGGATATAATGGTGCTTCAGGCTACAATTATGAAGGAGGGAATAGACAAATTTCAgcttacaataattatgatgGTGAATGCAAAGGTTACAATCCTTATGCTTATGGAGGAGACAAAGGAGtttcagccaatcagaaaaCATATCAAAGTGCTCCAGATACAAATTGTAAAGGAGGAAGTCCAG TTCATGCCATGTGTGAAGGATATTATGACGCTTATGGTGATTATTATCCTGGTGTGGATCATAATCTTGGAGGAAACAATT acTATGATTACAGCGATGACTATTATGCAGCTTATCCCTATCAACCCTCCAATGAGAAGGAGAGTTGTAGTTGGTTTTGGTGA
- the LOC111053602 gene encoding uncharacterized protein LOC111053602 isoform X1 → MLKVKLISLENNSNIYINVPKKSEFYGPSQNGTSTNMGGGMAPSNCKYQSKKGNMAPYSYDGGCDEQHKDYAYGVDKGVSPYNHQGGSGYNSASVYNHEGGNRELSAYKNYDGECKGYNHSYAHGGGKGVAAYQKTYQSAPENCEAHALTCYGYNDDYDDYYDSGMDYNHGEKNNYYDSSSDDDDYYATYPYRPSNKKKSCGWFW, encoded by the exons ATGCTTAAAGTAAAGTTGATCTCCCTTgagaataattcaaatatttatataaatgttccAAAGAAATCAGAGTTCTATGGTCCTTCTCAGAATG GGACTAGTACGAACATGGGAGGTGGTATGGCACCTTCCAATTGTAAATATCAGAGCAAAAAGGGTAATATGGCGCCATACAGTTATGATGGTGGATGCGATGAACAACACAAGGACTATGCTTATGGAGTAGACAAAGGAGTTTCCCCTTACAATCATCAGGGTGGAAGTGGATATAATAGTGCTTCAGTCTACAATCATGAAGGAGGAAATAGAGAACTTTCAGCCTACAAGAATTATGATGGTGAATGCAAAGGTTACAATCATTCTTATGCTCATGGAGGAGGCAAAGGAGTTGCAGCTTATCAGAAAACATATCAAAGTGCACCAGAAAATTGTGAAG CCCATGCGTTGACGTGTTACGGATATAATGATGATTATGACGATTATTACGACTCTGGTATGGATTATAATCATGGAGAGAAGAATAATT ACTATGATAGCTCATCCGACGACGATGATTATTATGCTACTTATCCCTATCGTCCCTCCAATAAGAAGAAGAGTTGTGGTTGGTTTTGGTGA
- the LOC111053602 gene encoding uncharacterized protein LOC111053602 isoform X2, whose product MLKVKLISLENNSNIYINVPKKSEFYGPSQNGTSTNMGGGMAPSNCKYQSKKGNMAPYSYDGGCDEQHKDYAYGVDKGVSPYNHQGGSGYNSASVYNHEGGNRELSAYKNYDGECKGYNHSYAHGGGKGVAAYQKTYQSAPENCEDYDSSSDDDDYYATYPYRPSNKKKSCGWFW is encoded by the exons ATGCTTAAAGTAAAGTTGATCTCCCTTgagaataattcaaatatttatataaatgttccAAAGAAATCAGAGTTCTATGGTCCTTCTCAGAATG GGACTAGTACGAACATGGGAGGTGGTATGGCACCTTCCAATTGTAAATATCAGAGCAAAAAGGGTAATATGGCGCCATACAGTTATGATGGTGGATGCGATGAACAACACAAGGACTATGCTTATGGAGTAGACAAAGGAGTTTCCCCTTACAATCATCAGGGTGGAAGTGGATATAATAGTGCTTCAGTCTACAATCATGAAGGAGGAAATAGAGAACTTTCAGCCTACAAGAATTATGATGGTGAATGCAAAGGTTACAATCATTCTTATGCTCATGGAGGAGGCAAAGGAGTTGCAGCTTATCAGAAAACATATCAAAGTGCACCAGAAAATTGTGAAG ACTATGATAGCTCATCCGACGACGATGATTATTATGCTACTTATCCCTATCGTCCCTCCAATAAGAAGAAGAGTTGTGGTTGGTTTTGGTGA